One stretch of Arachis duranensis cultivar V14167 chromosome 1, aradu.V14167.gnm2.J7QH, whole genome shotgun sequence DNA includes these proteins:
- the LOC107473849 gene encoding uncharacterized protein LOC107473849 produces MRKRKGSSKSLASSASTSSSTSSSSSTPQEHGFFACYLLASLNPRFKGHTYIGFTVNPRRRIRQHNGEIGCGAWRTKKKRPWEMVLCIYGFPTNVAALQFEWAWQHPVESLAVRKAAANFKSLSGVANKIKLAYTMLTLPSWQSMDMTVNFFSTKYMKHSAGCPSLPEHMTIEMGEMDELPCYTGRIDGLVSDNDDIDEGEFGKNNSNSDIVPDMCGGVSIAHDSDQNNGDKISESIAQNQKSEAAGEQTTHPLASQDSSDSIMTGEDTNLVSAMNNGGSNISDGLSQSECDQPLPATSPKRVEIIVMNKSNSCAVLAANNNNNQESRRMFLVPHEAEIIDLSTPSPSCSRRVLDSNKKRRVSSSLCVGADFIDLTKSPNFVQL; encoded by the exons atgagaaagagaaagggTTCATCAAAATCCCTTGCGAGTTCTGCATCTACATCTTCATCaacatcatcgtcatcatccaCTCCACAAGAACATGGTTTCTTCGCTTGCTACCTCTTGGCCTCTCTTAACCCCCGCTTCAAAGGCCACACTTACATCGG ATTTACAGTGAATCCACGGCGCCGGATCAGACAACACAATGGGGAGATTGGATGTGGTGCATGGCGAACGAAGAAGAAGAGGCCTTGGGAGATGGTTTTGTGCATCTATGGCTTCCCAACAAATGTTGCTGCTCTTCAG TTTGAATGGGCTTGGCAGCACCCTGTCGAATCCTTGGCCGTAAGGAAGGCAGCTGCAAATTTTAAATCCCTTTCGGGAGTTGCCAATAAGATCAAACTCGCATACACAATGCTCACCCTACCATCTTGGCAGAG CATGGATATGACAGTGAACTTCTTCTCCACAAAGTATATGAAACATTCTGCTGGTTGCCCAAGCTTGCCAGAGCACATGACAATTGAAATGGGCGAAATGGATGAACTCCCATGCTATACTGGGAGAATTGATGGTTTGGTATCAGATAATGATGACATTGATGAAGGGGAGTTTGGTAAAAACAATAGTAATAGTGATATTGTACCAGACATGTGTGGTGGCGTTTCTATTGCCCACGATTCAGATCAAAATAATGGTGACAAGATCAGCGAATCAATTGCGCAGAACCAAAAATCGGAAGCTGCTGGAGAACAAACAACTCATCCGTTAGCTTCACAGGATTCGTCGGATTCTATCATGACTGGTGAAGACACAAATTTGGTGAGCGCAATGAATAATGGTGGTAGTAATATTAGCGATGGATTGAGTCAGTCGGAATGTGATCAACCACTGCCGGCTACATCACCAAAAAGAGTAGAGATAATTGTGATGAATAAGAGTAACAGTTGTGCTGTTTTGGctgctaataataataataatcaagaaTCCAGGAGAATGTTTCTTGTGCCCCATGAAGCTGAGATAATTGATCTGTCAACACCTTCTCCAAGCTGCAGTAGAAGAGTTTTGGATAGCAATAAGAAGAGAAGAGTTTCCTCCTCATTATGTGTTGGTGCTGACTTTATAGATTTAACAAAGTCACCCAACTTTGTCCAATTGTAA
- the LOC107473826 gene encoding phosphatidate cytidylyltransferase 4, chloroplastic has translation MAHPRVTNSLSSTTTISLFGNHHNPNNQKKPFVLLPIRACPCRPRPSQSLILHKATPSSYFFSNCKPLLRFTRRTGASPPPRVIGQAQPEHLPQSNAEGEDVLLKPQVSQLRNRIVFGLAIGITVGGVVLAGGWVFAVAMAAAVFTGAREYFELVRSHGITEGMTPPPRYVSRVCSVACALLPLYIMYRGHIDVSVTSAAFVLAMALLLQRGSPRFAQLSSAIFGLFYCGYLPCFWVKLRCGLAAPALNTRIGATWPVLLGGQAHWTVGLVATLISISSIIAADTFAFLGGKVFGRTPLTNISPKKTWEGTIIGFCGCIVTSVVLSKIFSWPMSLSSSIALGVLNFFGSVFGDLTESMIKRDAGVKDSGSLIPGHGGVLDRVDSYVFTGALAYSFVKTFLPLYGV, from the exons ATGGCTCACCCCCGAGTCACCAACTCGCTCAGTTCCACCACCACAATTTCACTCTTCGGCAACCACCATAACCCTAACAATCAGAAGAAACCCTTTGTTCTTCTTCCAATTCGCGCTTGCCCATGCCGCCCACGCCCTTCCCAATCCCTAATTCTCCATAAAGCTACTCCATCATCCTACTTCTTCTCTAATTGCAAGCCGTTGCTCCGGTTCACCCGCCGAACCGGAGCCTCGCCTCCACCGCGCGTGATTGGTCAGGCCCAACCGGAACACCTTCCACAGAGCAATGCCGAAGGG GAAGACGTGCTCTTGAAACCTCAAGTTAGTCAGCTTAGGAACAGAATTGTTTTTGGACTTGCCATTGGAATAACCGTAGGTGGTGTTGTTTTGGCTGGAGGGTGGGTTTTTGCAGTTGCCATGGCTGCTGCTGTTTTTACTGGGGCACGTGAGTATTTTGAATTGGTTCGGAGTCATGGAATTACTGAAGGAATGACACCTCCTCCACGCTATGTCTCACGAGTCTGCTCTGTCGCTTGTGCCCTATTGCCCTTGTACATCAT GTATCGTGGTCATATTGATGTCTCTGTAACTTCTGCTGCATTTGTTTTGGCCATGGCATTACTCTTACAAAGAGGAAGTCCACGCTTTGCGCAGCTAAGTAGTGCCATATTTGGATTATTTTATTGTGGCTATCTTCCGTGCTTTTGGGTTAAGCTTCGATGTGGTTTAGCAGCTCCAGCCTTGAATACGA GAATAGGAGCAACATGGCCTGTGCTTCTTGGTGGTCAAGCTCATTGGACAGTTGGTCTTGTGGCAACTTTGATTTCCATTAGCAGCATAATTGCAGCTGATACATTCGCATTTCTTGGTGGCAAG GTATTTGGTAGAACACCACTTACCAATATAAGTCCTAAGAAGACATGGGAGGGTACGATAATAGGCTTTTGTGGGTGTATAGTTACTTCTGTTgtgctttcaaaaattttcagttGGCCAATGTCATTATCAAG TTCAATAGCTCTTGGTGTACTGAATTTCTTTGGATCTGTTTTTGGTGATCTCACTGAATCAATGATTAAACGCGATGCGGGTGTGAAAGACTCAGGCTCCTTAATACCTGGTCATG GTGGAGTACTAGACAGAGTGGACAGTTATGTGTTTACTGGTGCGCTTGCATACTCCTTCGTCAAAACCTTTCTACCTCTATATGGGGTATAA
- the LOC107473857 gene encoding CBL-interacting serine/threonine-protein kinase 11: MPEIEDHSPPSPTEQRALFGKYDLGRLLGCGAFAKVYHARNLETGESVAVKIINKKKLQGTGLAGNVKREINIMSRLHHPHIVKLREVLATKTKIFFVMEFIKGGELFARVSKGRFSEDLSRQYFHQLISAVGYCHSRGVFHRDLKPENLLLDEHGNLKVSDFGLSAVRDQIHPDGLLHTLCGTPAYVAPEILSKRGYDGARVDVWSCGVVLFVLTAGYLPFNDPNLMVMYRKIYKGEFRCPRWMSPDLKRFLRKLLDVNPETRITVEEMKKDPWFRKGYKEIKPYEDDYGLGLGVGPNKVLNAFDIVTFSSGLDLSGLFGDVGSGKGEWLVVRGLPEEVVEVAEEVGVAQGMAVRWKKEGGVDLGRMKGELEIGVEAYRLPAEMVLVEVRKKFGDDVAFRELWENKLKPRFLLLKCGSDVATTSSQHNEEPESPVLNEQRRNNKAEVIYDKC; encoded by the exons ATGCCGGAAATTGAAGACCACTCGCCACCGTCTCCGACGGAGCAAAGGGCTCTATTCGGGAAATACGACCTTGGAAGGCTCTTAGGATGCGGCGCGTTCGCGAAGGTTTACCACGCGCGGAACCTTGAGACTGGAGAAAGCGTGGCGGTGAAGATCATAAACAAGAAGAAGTTACAGGGAACCGGTTTAGCCGGTAACGTGAAGCGAGAGATAAACATAATGAGTAGGTTGCATCACCCTCACATCGTGAAGCTCCGCGAGGTTCTGGCGACGAAGACGAAGATCTTCTTCGTAATGGAGTTTATTAAAGGTGGTGAATTGTTTGCGAGGGTTTCTAAGGGGAGATTCTCGGAAGATCTGAGCCGTCAGTATTTTCATCAGCTGATCTCGGCCGTTGGATATTGCCACTCGCGTGGGGTGTTTCATAGGGATCTTAAACCGGAGAATCTCTTGCTTGATGAACATGGCAATTTGAAGGTTTCGGATTTTGGATTGAGTGCAGTTAGGGATCAG atACACCCTGATGGACTATTACACACGCTGTGTGGTACCCCTGCCTACGTGGCACCGGAAATTCTATCGAAACGCGGCTACGACGGTGCCAGAGTTGACGTATGGTCATGCGGCGTCGTTTTGTTCGTTCTAACGGCAGGGTACTTGCCGTTTAATGACCCAAACTTAATGGTTATGTATAGAAAGATCTACAAAGGAGAGTTTCGGTGTCCACGTTGGATGTCACCGGATCTCAAAAGATTCCTCCGGAAGCTTCTAGATGTTAACCCAGAGACAAGAATAACTGTCGAAGAAATGAAAAAGGATCCGTGGTTTAGAAAGGGCTACAAAGAGATTAAGCCTTATGAGGATGATTATGGGCTTGGGCTTGGGGTTGGGCCCAATAAGGTCTTGAATGCGTTTGATATAGTAACTTTTTCTTCCGGTTTGGATTTGTCAGGGCTGTTTGGTGATGTTGGTAGTGGGAAGggagagtggttggtggttagGGGGTTACCGGAGGAGGTGGTGGAGGTGGCGGAGGAGGTTGGGGTGGCGCAAGGGATGGCGGTGAGGTGGAAGAAGGAGGGTGGGGTTGACTTGGGAAGGATGAAAGGGGAATTGGAGATTGGGGTGGAAGCTTACCGGCTACCGGCCGAGATGGTTTTGGTTGAGGTTAGAAAGAAGTTTGGGGATGACGTGGCTTTTAGGGAACTTTGGGAGAATAAACTCAAGCCTAGGTTCCTCTTGTTAAAATGTGGTTCCGACGTTGCGACCACCTCGTCACAACATAATGAGGAACCAGAGTCTCCGGTTCTAAACGAACAAAGGAGAAACAATAAAGCAGAAGTCATTTATGATAAATGTTGA
- the LOC107473842 gene encoding CBL-interacting serine/threonine-protein kinase 10, whose amino-acid sequence MESKSIVLLERYELGRLLGQGTFGKVYYARSAITNQSVAIKMIDKDKVMKTGRAEQITREISVMRRARHPNIIQLFEVMATKTKIYFVIEIAKGGELFDKVSKGKLKEDVAHKYFRQLINAVDYCHSRGVYHRDIKPENILLDENGDLKISDFGLSALAESKRQDGLLHTPCGTPAYVAPEVIKRKGYDGAKADIWSCGIVLFVLLAGFLPFHDANLIEMYKKISKAELKFPTWFPPEVCRLLRKMLDPNPETRITIAKITENSWFKRGPKAKHKKLDAETTSVSSGTVSDLSDEGEGLAAEAKEEPAVATSINAFDIISLSAGFDLSSFFEDSFQKREARFSSRQPASVIFSKLEDAAKRLKLKIKKTAAGLVKLDGLTEGRKGVLSIDAEIFEVTPMFHLVEVKKSNGDTLEYQKILQEGIRPALKDIIWVWQNDQQQQPQEPEEQPQIDDQPPQPPES is encoded by the coding sequence ATGGAGAGTAAATCAATTGTTCTGTTGGAAAGATATGAGTTAGGAAGATTACTAGGGCAGGGTACCTTTGGGAAGGTTTACTATGCACGGAGTGCAATAACTAACCAGAGTGTGGCTATTAAGATGATTGACAAAGATAAGGTTATGAAAACTGGGCGTGCCGAACAAATCACACGCGAGATATCTGTTATGAGAAGGGCTAGGCATCCCAATATTATACAGCTTTTCGAGGTTATGGCCACCAAGACTAAGATTTACTTTGTTATTGAAATTGCTAAAGGTGGTGAACTCTTCGACAAGGTGTCCAAGGGAAAACTCAAGGAAGATGTTGCTCACAAGTATTTTAGGCAGCTAATCAATGCAGTAGATTATTGTCACAGTAGAGGCGTATACCACAGAGATATAAAGCCGGAGAACATTCTGTTGGATGAAAATGGGGACCTAAAGATATCTGATTTCGGGTTAAGTGCGCTCGCGGAGTCCAAGCGGCAGGATGGCTTACTCCATACACCTTGTGGCACCCCTGCCTATGTTGCTCCTGAAGTCATCAAAAGGAAGGGATATGATGGTGCAAAAGCTGATATTTGGTCTTGTGGAATTGTTCTATTTGTCTTATTGGCAGGTTTTCTCCCTTTTCATGATGCAAATTTGATAGAGATGTATAAGAAAATAAGCAAGGCTGAATTAAAATTCCCAACTTGGTTCCCGCCAGAAGTATGCAGGTTGTTGAGAAAGATGCTGGATCCAAATCCTGAAACCAGGATTACTATTGCCAAGATTACAGAAAATTCTTGGTTTAAGAGAGGACCTAAAGCTAAGCACAAAAAACTTGACGCAGAAACCACTAGCGTCTCTTCAGGTACAGTTTCTGATCTAAGTGATGAAGGTGAAGGTCTAGCAGCAGAAGCAAAGGAAGAACCAGCTGTGGCAACAAGTATAAATGCATTTgatatcatctccctttctgCTGGTTTCgatctttcttcatttttcgaaGACAGTTTTCAGAAAAGAGAAGCAAGGTTTAGTTCAAGACAACCTGCATCGGTCATCTTCTCCAAGCTGGAAGATGCTGCCAAGCGACTAAAGCTGAAGATAAAGAAAACAGCAGCTGGCTTGGTGAAATTGGATGGTTTAACCGAAGGTAGGAAGGGGGTTTTATCAATTGATGCTGAGATTTTCGAGGTTACTCCTATGTTCCATCTGGTGGAGGTGAAGAAATCCAATGGAGATACATTGGAATACCAGAAAATACTGCAAGAGGGTATAAGACCTGCACTTAAGGATATTATTTGGGTCTGGCAAAATGACCAACAGCAGCAACCACAAGAGCCAGAAGAACAGCCGCAGATAGATGACCAGCCGCCACAACCACCCGAGTCATAA